From one Ursus arctos isolate Adak ecotype North America unplaced genomic scaffold, UrsArc2.0 scaffold_26, whole genome shotgun sequence genomic stretch:
- the LOC113257698 gene encoding LOW QUALITY PROTEIN: 40S ribosomal protein S23-like (The sequence of the model RefSeq protein was modified relative to this genomic sequence to represent the inferred CDS: deleted 2 bases in 1 codon; substituted 1 base at 1 genomic stop codon), translating into MGKCRSARKLHSHRRDQMWHDKQYKKAHLGTALKANPFGGASLAKGIVLGKVGPEAKQPNSALRKYVRLXLIKNGKTTTTTTTTKPTAFVPNDGCLNFIEENVEVLVAGFGHKGHAVSDIPGVHCEVVKLANVSLLTFYKGKKEAQDHKF; encoded by the exons ATGGGCAAGTGTCGTAGTGCCAGGAAGCTCCATAGCCACCGACGAGATCAGATGTGGCATGATAAACAGTACAAGAAAGCCCACTTGGGCACAGCCCTGAAGGCCAACCCTTTTGGAGGTGCTTCCCTTGCAAAGGGAATTGTGCTGGGAAAAGTAGGGCCTGAAGCCAAACAGCCAAATTCTGCCCTCAGGAAGTATGTCAGGCTCTAACTGATCAAAAatggcaaa acaacaacaacaacaacaacaacaaaacccacagcCTTTGTACCCAATGATGGTTGTTTGAATTTTATTGAGGAAAATGTTGAAGTTCTGGTTGCTGGATTTGGTCACAAAGGTCATGCTGTCAGTGACATTCCTGGAGTTCACTGTGAGGTTGTCAAACTAGCCAATGTGTCTCTTTTGACCTTTTATAAAGGCAAGAAGGAAGCCCAAGATCATAAATTTTGA